ACTCATGTGGGGAAAAGGCTTGCTATAGTTCTTGACGATGTGGTAAGATCCGCACCAGTTATAAAGGAAAAGATTGCCGGGGGGGAGGCCCAGATTACAGGCTCCTTCACCATGGAGGAGGCTAAAGATCTTTCTGTTGTGCTTAGAGCGGGTGCCCTTCCTGCTCCAGTAAAGATTCTTCAAAATATAACTATTGGGCCTTCGCTTGGAAAGGATTCTATTGAAAAGGGTATTAAAGCAGGCTTGATAGGAGCAGGTCTTGTTATACTTTTTGCCATTATTTATTACAAACTTTCTGGTTTTATAGCAGTTATAGCTCTTCTTTTAAATATTTATTACTTATTGGCTCTACTTTCAGCCTTTCAAGCCACTCTTACTCTTCCTGGTATTGCAGGTATCATTTTAAGTATTGGTATGGGAATAGATTCCAATGTTCTTATCTTTGAAAGAATCAGGGAAGAGCTTCGCTTGGGCAGGACTTCTTATTCAGCAGTCTTTCAAGGTTATTCTAAGGCTTTTTGGACTATATTTGATGCCCATATTACTGTCCTTCTCACTTCTCTTATCCTCTTTTTCTTTGGAACAGGGCCTATTCGAGGCTTTGCAGTAACCCTCTCAATTTCAATTTTAGTCAATCTTTTTACAGCTATTTTTGTTACCAAAATCTTTTACGAGATCCTCTATGAAAAAGGTAGGGATCTGAAGATCTCCTTTTTAAGACTGCTTGAAAAGCCAAACTTTAATTTTATGTGCTATAAAAAATTATTTGCCATTTTTTCTATAATCTTAACACTGCTCGGGTTAACAGGCTTTGTGATGAGCCTTATGGGTAAGGCTAACTTGGGTATAGACTTTACAGGAGGAACTATTCTCTATCTCAAAACAAATAAGACCCCTGATCTGGATAAGGTGCGTTCAATTTTGAAGGATTCAGGTTTTCCTGATGTGACCCTGCAAGATGTTAAAGGCGAAAATCTGCTGCTGTTAAAGATGAAAAGCGGAAAAGAGAGTCTTACCGAGGAGGTCAATCGCCTTCTTCAGACTCTGAGTTTAAAGATTTCAGATTATAAGTTTCAGGTCCTTGCTAAGGAAGAGATAGGAGGTGTTATTAGTCAAGAATTACAAAAAAAAGCTCTTTTAGCTATTCTTGGGGCTGTAGGAGGGATAATTTTATATCTTAGCTTCAGGTTTAATTTTTATTTTGGAGTGGCAGCAGGGCTTGCTACCTTTCATGATGTAATTGCAGTCTTTGCTATCTTTTATCTCCTTGGTCTTGAAATAAATCTCCTTTTTATAACTGCTCTTTTAACCATTGCGGGATATTCTCTAACTGATACGGTGGTTATTTTTGATCGAATTAGAGAGGTTATATTGAGGGGGGAGGGGGAGTCTGACTTTGATACCTTAATAAATAAAAGTTTAAATGAGGTGTTCTCAAGAACTATTATTACAACTTTGACCACTCTTTTTGGATCCTTAGCTCTTCTTCTTTTTGGAGGCATAGTGATTAGAGATTTTGCTCTTGCTCTTACCCTTGGATTTATTGTAGGGACCTATAGTTCAATCTTTATTGCCTCTCCATTACTTAAGCTCTTTCACAAGGGGAAGATACCTGAACTTAAAAGTAAGGAAGAACTTTTATAGAGCTAAGGAGTCTCCAGCTTTTAATCTTTGTCCAAGGGCAAATTCGTAGGCAGAGATTCTCTTTTTTCCTTCAAGTTGGACTTCCTCAAGTAAAATTGCTCCTTGAGAGGTTGCTACAAGGATCCCCTCGGGACTGATTTTAAGGATTTTTCCCGAGGGTTTGTCCTCTGTTAAAGGATAGCTCTTAGCTGAATGCACCTTTAATATCTTTCCATGATAATGGGTATAGAGCCCTGGCCAGGGAGAAAAAGCCTTTAGTTTTCTTAGAATCCTTTCCGCAGGCTCTTCAAAGGTAAAAAAGCCATCTTCTTTTTTAATCAAAGGGGCATAACTTATCCCCTCATCAGGTTGGGGAGTTGGTTTTAAGTCTCCTTTTTTCCATAAAGAGAGGGCCTCTCTCAGAGCTATAACAGAAAGAGCACTTAAGTTTTTAAGAAGAGTAAGGGATGTATCTTCTGCAGAGATTTCCAGAGATTTTTGTAACAAAATTGGGCCTGTATCCATGCCTTCATCCATGAGCATGATGGTAACTCCGGTTTCCTTTTCCCCGTTGAATATGGCCCATTGCACAGGAGAAGCCCCGCGGTATTTAGGTAAGAGAGAAAGGTGAATGTTCCAGCATCCCTCAGGGGGAATTTCCAGAACCTCCCTTGGTAAGATTTTTCCATAGGCAAAGACTACAATTAACTCAGGAGAAAGACTTTGAATGGCTTTGAGAAACTCAGGGTCTTTAAGCTTTACAGGTTCAAAGACCTTAAGCCCATGGGATAAAGCCCATTTTTTAACCGGGGAGGGGGCCTTTTCTAACCCCCTTCCTTTCGGCTTATCCGGTTGGGTAACCACCCCCAAAAGATCTTCACCTGTATAGAGAAACTCAAGAACAGGTAAGACAAATTCAGGGGTTCCAAAAAAAAGGCATTTATACCTTTTCATCAATGCACCATGGCCTTACGAAATTCAAAATCCATAGTCTCATTTAAGTCAACTATAATTTTATCTCCTTCCTCAAAAATACCCTCTAAAATCTTCATTGCCAAGGGGTTTTCAATGTATTTTTGGATAGCCCTTTTTAGAGGTCTTGCACCAAAAACTGGATCAAATCCCACCTGAGATAACCTCTCTTTAGCCCGCTCAGAAAGTTCAATGGAAAGCCCTTTTTCAGCTAAACGGTAATTGAGATATCTTATTTGGATATCCACAATTCTTATAATGTCCTCCTGTGTAAGATTATTGAAAATAATGATTTCATCAATGCGGTTCAAGAATTCCGGTCTAAAGGTTCCTTTAAGGAGCTCGTGAATTCTATTTTCTATCTCTCGGCGATCAAGAAAGCTCTCTTGAAAGTAATGGCTTCCCACATTGGAGGTCATAATTATGATAGTATTTCTGAAGTCAACGGTTCTGCCTTTGCCATCGGTTAATCTTCCGTCATCAAGGACTTGAAGGAGAACATTAAAGACATCGGGATGGGCCTTTTCAATCTCATCAAAAAGAATTACTGAGTAAGGCCTTCTTCTCACAGCCTCTGTTAGCTGACCTCCCTCTTCATAACCTACATATCCAGGAGGGGCACCAATCAAACGAGCAACAGAATGTTTTTCCATATATTCACTCATATCAATTCGGATCATAGCCTGCTCTGTGTCAAACATAAATTCAGCTAAAGCCTTGGCAAGCTCGGTTTTACCCACACCTGTTGGTCCAATGAAAAGAAAGGAACCTATGGGGCGATTGGGGTCTTTGAGCCCTGCCCTTGCCCTTCTTAGGGCATTGGAAACTGAGGAAATAGCCTGATCTTGACCAACCACTCGTTCTTTAAGGCGTTCTTCAATTCTCAAAAGCTTTTCTCTTTCACTTTCAAGGAGTCGCTTAACAGGGATTCCTGTCCATTTGGCAATGATTTCAGCAATATCCTCTTCGTCTACCTCTTCTTTGAGAAAACTTTTGCCCTCCTTTTGTATTTCCGCTAATTTTTGATTTTCTCCATCAAGCTCCTTTTGAAGTTGAGGGATTTGTCCATAAATAATTTCAGCTACTCTATTAAGATCTCCCTGGCGTTCTGCCTGCTGGGCCTCAATCTTTAATTGATCAATTTTTTCTTTGAGTTTGCGAATACTCTGGATAATTTCCTTTTCTTTCAACCACTGAGCCTTAAGCTCCTCAGCCTCTTTTCTCAATTCCTCTAATTGTTCAAGGATCCTCTGATATCTCTCCTTGGCCTTGGGATCTGTCTCTTTTTCCAGAGCCACCTTTTCAATCTCAAGTTGTTTGATTTTTCTCTCAATTTCATCAATAACTGTGGGCATGGAATCAATCTCAATTCTTAACTTGGCAGCTGCTTCGTCAATAAGGTCTATGGCCTTATCAGGAAGATATCTATCGGTAATATAACGATGAGAAAGCATAACTGCTGAGACAATGGCATTATCTGTTATACGGACACCGTGGTGGACTTCATATTTCTCTTTAAGCCCTCTCAATATGGCAATGGCTTGTTCTGGAGTGGGTTCTTCAACTTGCACAGGCTGGAATCGTCTCTCAAGGGCAGGGTCCTTTTCAATATACTTTCTATATTCTTCAATGGTGGTTGCCCCTATACAGCGAAGTTCACCCCTTGCCAGAGCAGGTTTTAGCATATTAGCCGCATCCATGGCTCCCTCAGCTGCTCCAGCTCCAACAATGGTATGGATCTCATCTATAAAGAGAATAATCTCCCCCTCGCTTGCCTGGACCTCCCGGATAACTCCTTTGAGTCTCTCCTCAAACTCGCCTCTAAATTTAGTGCCTGCAAGGAGAGTAGCCAGATCAAGTTGAACTATCCTTTTATTTTTGAGGACCTCAGGTACATCTCCTGCAACAATTCTCTGGGCAAGACCTTCAACAATAGCGGTTTTTCCAACTCCAGGTTCTCCAACTAAAACAGGATTATTTTTGGTTCTCCGACTGAGGATGTGCATGACCCTTCTGATTTCCTCATCTCTACCAATGACAGGGTCAAGCTTTCCGCTTCTGGCAAGGGCGGTTAGATCTCTGCCGAATTTTTCTAAGGCTTGATACTGCTCTTCAGGATTTTGATCCGTTATGCGTCTTCCCTTCCGAATTTGGTTTATAACTTCTTTAGTTGAGCTAAGGGTTACCCCTCTTTTTCTTAAGAGTTCTCCAGCCCGAGAGGGGCTGTCAAGAATACTAAGAAAGAGATGCTCTGTGGAGATAAATTCATCTCTCATTTCCTTGGCTAAGGCCTCTGCCCGATCAAGCACCTGTTTAGCAGGCATGGAAAGATAGAGCTGATAAGCCCCTCCTGAAATTTTGGGAAATCTCTCTATTATCTCGTCAAGTTCAGTTGAGATAATCTTTGAGTTTACCCCAACCCTATCAAGAATTATAGGGATAATGCCTCCCTCCTGTTCAACCAGGGCCTTTAAGATATGCTCTGGCTCAAGTTGAGTGTGATTGTGAGATTCGGCAATCTTTTGAGCGCTCTGTAGAGCCTCTTGAGCTTTAAAGGTAAACTTTTCAAGCTTCATCTTTGCCTCCCGGTAAGGTTTTATATTTTTTTAAAAAATTTAAGTTCTATGATATACATTTCAAGGTGCATAAAAAAATAAAAGGGGACTTGAAATCAAAAAGAGGATGTTTATTATAAAAATAAAAAGGAACAAAAATTAAAAGGAGGTGAGGTGATATGGCAGAACTAACTATTTGGCGTCCATTTCAAGACTTAAAAAAGGAAATGGATCGTCTATGGCAGGAATTTTTTGGTAAATCTTATTTACCAGAAAGATGGGAAGTAATTGAATGGGCACCAGCAGTAGATGTTTCAGAAACTGATGATGAGGTAATAGTAAAAGCTGATCTACCTGGTGTAAAACCAGAAGAGATTGAAATCAATCTTGTTGATAATGTTTTAACTATTAAAGGTGAAAAGAAAAGAGAGGCTGAGGAGAAAAAGGAAAACTATTACAGAGTAGAAAGATATTATGGAAGTTTTATGAGAGCAATTCAGCTTCCTTCTGAAGTTGATGTAGAAAAAGTAAAGGCTCAGTATAAGGATGGTGTATTGAAAGTAACTCTTCCTAAGAAGCCAGAGGCTAAGAAAAAACTCATTAAGGTTGAGGTCGAAAAGTAAAGTGATCAAAACCTAAAGGGGGGACCTCCCTGGTTTCCCCCCTTTGGGTTTTCAGAATTATTTTACCTTTCCCTTTTAAGATTTTTCCTATTTTATAAAGATCTTTTGTTTTTTTTCTTTCAAGGTCTTTTAGATTTTCTTGCGGAATAGTGAAAAGGAGGGCATAATCTTCTCCTCCTGAGAGGGCATCTTGTAAAGTTACCCCGTATCCCAGGGGAATTTTATCTTCATCAATTTCAGCTGAGACTTCTGAAGCTGTGCAAATTCTATAAAGATCAAGAAGCAAGCCATCGGAGATGTCTATGCAGGCATGAGCTATTTTCCTTATGGCCCTTCCCAATTCTATTTCAGGGGAAGGTCTTAAATGGGCCTTTTTCAAGTTAGCAGGCACTTCGGTCTGGGGATAGGTTTTTATATATCTCAAAAAGGCAGAGCTTTCTCCAAGGGGCTTTGAGACAAAAATGAGGTCTCCTGGCCTTGCTTTTGATCGCAAAAGGGGACTATCGGTCTCTCCTGTTAAGGCAAGATTAAGCATATAACAGGGACTTTTAACGGTGTCTCCACCAATAAGATAAGCAGAATACCTTTCAAGGGTTGATACAAGCCCTTCCATAAAGGGATCAATCCATTCTGGTTCAAGGGGCTTAGGGGAGCCAAGGGTAAGAAGGGCCCATCTGGGCTCTCCACCCATGGCAGCGATATCACTTAAGTTTGAAACCGCAAGTTTTATTCCTAAGGTATAAAAATCTGTATAGCTCAGGTCAAAGTGGACCCCTTCTATTAAGGCATCAGTGGTAAAAAGGAGGTATTTTCCTTCTTCAGCTTGAATTACCGCACAATCCTCATTAAAGGCTGAAACAACGGGAGGTTTTGTCCAGAGGTATTTTTTTAAATATTCAAGCCATTCCTTTTCAGTCATTAACTCAGGGCAATTAACTCGTATTCACTAAAGAAAAAGGGAATTTCCTTGGCAGCTGATTCCGGGCTATCAGAACCATGCACAGTATTCTTTTCTTTATCAATAGCAAAGAGTTTTCTTATCGTGCCCTCAGCAGCTTCTTTGGGGTCGGTTGCTCCCATGATTTCTCTAACTCTTTTTATTGCATTTTCTCCTTCCAGAACCAAGGCTACGATTGGCCCTGAAGACATATAATTAGTTAAGTCTTCATAAAAAGGTCTTTCTTTATGAACAATATAAAAGGCTTTAGCCTGATCCTTGGATAATCTTACCTTTTTTAAGGCAATTACTTTTAAACCCTTTTCTTCAAAGATGCTGATTACTTTTCCAATAAGATTTCTCTCCACACCATCAGGCTTAATCATAACAAGAGTTCTCTCAATCATCTTATCCCTCCTCCTTTGACAGGGTTAATTAATTTTTTGACAACTGAATTTTACCAATTTTTTTGATTTTTAAAAGAATCTGTATAAGCTCATATCATTTGAGACTCAAGAGGATTTTTTCTACTACCTCTCACCTTTTTCCCCCTTTTCCACCCTTCCTATTTCTTCTAAGGATATGAACCTATGCAAAGACGCAGTTCATTACAATCTTTAGTTTTAGTAAGGGGCAAAACAAAGTTATTTCAGGGCCTCTTCTTGAAAATTAATCAAGAAAAGGTAAATTTTTTCTTTATATTTTAAAATTTATTTGTGAAGGGGATAGGGATGCTTAGAGGAAGAATTATCAGGCAAAAATTTCTTGAATTTTTTAAGGAGCGAGGTCATGAGGTTGTGCCAAGTTCTCCCCTTATTCCCAAAGATGATCCAACCCTTCTTTTCACCAATGCGGGGATGGTTCAGTTTAAGAGGGTATTTTTGGGAGAGGAGGTAAGACCTTATAAAAGAGCTGTTTCCTGTCAGAAATGTATGCGGGCAGGGGGGAAGCACAATGATCTTGAAAATGTTGGATATACCGCAAGGCATCACACCTTTTTTGAGATGCTTGGGAATTTTTCCTTTGGAGATTATTTCAAAGAGGAGGCCATAGCCTTTGCCTGGGAATTTGTTACTCAGGAACTAAATCTTCCTAAGGAAAGACTTTATGCCACAGTTTTCAGAGAAGATGAGGAGGCAATCAAACTCTGGAAAAAGATAGCAGGGTTTTCGGAGGATAAAATTGTTCCTTTAGGAGAAAAAGATAACTTTTGGATGATGGGCGATACCGGGCCCTGTGGCCCTTGCTCAGAGCTCATTTTTGATCAGGGGGAGGCCTTCTCCTGTGGAAGCCCGGATTGTAAACCAGGCTGTAGTTGTGATCGCTATCTTGAGATCTGGAACTTAGTTTTTATGCAGTATGAGCGTTTTCCTGATGGCACATTAAAGCCCCTTCCCAAACCAAGTATTGATACAGGAATGGGCCTTGAAAGAATCACAGCAGTAGTTCAGGGGGTTCCCTCAAATTATGATACCGACCTTTTCGCAGGAATTATGCACGCCCTGGAAGAGCTTTCAGGAAGGCCCTTTAAAGAAAGTCAGGAAACAGAAGTAGCCTTTAGAGTCATTGCTGATCACCTAAGGGCCTCAGTTTTTTTAATCTCTGAGGGGATTTTACCCTCTAATGAAGGAAGGTCCTATGTGCTTAGAAGAATAATAAGAAGGGCAGAAAGATTTGGAAAACTTCTTGGTCTGAGAGAACCCTTTTTGTATAAAATTATTACCCCTGTAGTTGAGGAGTTTGGAGAGATTTATCCAGAGCTAAACAAAAATGTCACCGTGGTTGAAAAGGTTTTAAAGATTGAGGAAGAAAAGTTTCAGGAGACCTTAAACTTTGGATTAGAGCTTTTAGAAAAAGAGGTATCTAAGCTTTCTAAAGAGGGAGTTAAAATTATTCCAGGGGAACTTCTTTTTAAACTTTATGATACCTATGGTTTTCCCTATGATCTTGTGAGAGACTATGTTTTGCCTTTAGGATTTGACTTAGATGTTGCTGGATTTGAAAGCTTAAGAGAACAGGCAAGACAGGAGTCTCGAAAATCCTGGAAGGGGGCTTTAGAGAGAGTTCCTGAGGAGATTAAGAGCCTTCTCCAGGAGGGAGTGCAGACCTTCTTTGTGGGATACGAGAGTTTAACAGAAAAAGGTAAGATAATTGCCTTTACTGAGGACTTTTTAATCACTGATATAACCCCTTTTTATCCCGAGGGTGGTGGACAGATAGCTGATAGAGGATTGATTCTTGGGAATAAAGGCAAGGCGAAGATTATTGATGTTCAAAAGGTAGGGGAGGTCATTTATCATAGGGTCAAGATTTTAGAAGGGACATTAGAGATAGGTGAAGAGGTGGAATTAAGAGTTGATGCTGAGAGGAGGGCTCATATTGCCCGTCATCATACAGCTACCCATCTTCTTCATGCTGCCTTGAGAAAGGTTCTTGGCCCTCATGTTCGTCAGTCAGGATCCTTGGTTGAGGATTCAAGGCTGCGTTTTGATTTTTCGCACTTTCAGGCTCTGACCCAGGATGAACTTAACCAGGTTGAAAACTTTGTCAATCAATGGGTTTTACAGAATTATCCCTTAGAGATTTATTTAGTGAAGAAAGAGGAGGCTGAAAAACTGGGAGCTCTGGCTTTTTTTGAAGAAAAGTATGGAGATCTTGTAAGGGTTATAAAAATAAACGATATTTCCTGTGAACTTTGTGGAGGCACCCATGTTAAAGCTACTGGTGAGATAGGGCTTTTTAAGATAATCTCTGAAAGCAGTGTGGCAAGTGGGGTGAGAAGGATTGAGGCTGTTGCTGGAATGAGGGCCTATGCCTTTGTAAAGGAGCTTGAAAATAGGCTTGAGAGAGTTTCAGAGATACTTAAAACAAGCTCTAAGGATTTAGAAAAAAGAGTTCAGGAGTTGCTTGAGGAAAATTCAAGGCTTCAACGGGAGATAAAAAGACTTAGATCAAAGGATATTAAAAGTGAGCTTTCTGCCAAACTTAAAGAGGTTAAAGAGGTTAAGGGGGTCAAGGTTCTTGTATCAGCCTTTGAGACAGAGAAAATGGATGAACTTAGAGAATTTGGTGATTTTTTTAAAAATGCCCTTTCCAGCGGGATTTTCTTCTTGATAGGAGAAAGGGAAGGGGATAAGCTTGCAGTATGTATGGTGACCAAAGACCTTTCTTCCAGAATTTCAGCTGGAGAGGTTTTTAGAAGGTTATCAGAGTCCTTAGGACTAAAGGGTGGGGGAAGGAATGAGCTTGCACAAGGAAGTTTTAGTAAAAAAGTATCTCTTGAGGAGATAAGAAAAAAAATAGAGGAGGTGATCCAGGCTTATGTCTGAAAAAATCAGGATTGATGTTTTTATGAATCTTACCTGCACCACAGAGCCTCAACTTCGGGAAAACCTTAAAAAGGCTCTTTCTCTTGAAGGTCTTACCGCAGAGGTAAGCTATAAGAGACTTTCTCCTGAGGAGGCTGAAAGGCTTGGGCTAAAGGGTTCTCCAACTGTGATAATTAATGGCAAAGAGCTCCAACCCCTTCCCCAGGGGGGATTTACCTGAAGACTTTTTATAGATGAGTCTGGGAGGCTCAGTCCGGTGCCAACGGTAACGATTTTGAGAAAACACTTAAGGGAAGCTACATCTTAAAAAAGCTTCTGGGACTTAAGGTCTCAAATTTATAGAGAGGTTCTTCCATTTGGGCTGTAACCTGGACTAAAAAATAATTATCTGGAGTCTTTTCTATATTTCGTTTAAGAGAAGGGCTAATCCAGTGAGAATCTTCAACAAGATTGTAAAAATAGGAATCAATCCCGAAAAATCCATCCAAAAGGTGTGCAATAAGATGAACAATTTTGCTTAGATAACCCTGAGGAAGGTTGAGGAGGTCTGAAAAATTTGTAAACCCTTCTTTTTTAAGGTCCTCTAAGTAGCCTTTAAGAACTTTCTGATTTTCAATAAGGCCCCTTTCAATTTCCAGCCAGAAGGTATCTGTATCTGCTCTAAAATGGGTTTTTTCAATAAAAAAAGAATCATATCGCACGAGCTCATATCTTTCTAAAAAGTGCTTAACCTTTTGAGAAGCTAAGAAAAAGTTTTCTGCCTGAACCAAAAAAAGGTGTCTTGATTCTTGTTTGGCCATTTTAATAAAAAAATAACCTAAATTTTTAAGTTTAAAATGGAATGTGAAATAGATTTCTAAAAAGTAAAAATTTTGCCCTTCTATGTAAGTTCACATCCTTACAAAAAAAAGAAGAGGGGTAATGATGAAAAGGTGAGAGGTGAGTAGCAGGAAAAATCCTATAGAGTCTCAAAAGATATGGGCGCATACATTTGCTTGACTACATAGAAAAATTTTTTATAATAAAGAAAAATTTAAACTCAGAATACCTAATTTGGAGGTTACCCATGTTCAAAACAATCAAAGGCAAGGTTCTTGGGAGTTTTATAATTGTCCTGATTATGGTTGCTCTTTTTATTTTTATCTTGCAGAGTATTAACACCTATCAACAATTTAAAAAGACTTTAATAATTGGTGCCGAAGGTATATTAATTCAGGGTGAAAATATAAGGAAAAATTTTGGTAATCTTCATGAAAAAGGTATTTTTATTCATAATATGGAAATGTTGAAACAAGGGGCTCTTAAGGCCAAGGCTGAAGGGAACGAAGCCAGATATAAAGAGATCATAAATGATTTTCTTAATATTGTTCCCGTTGTTCAGGCGATGAGGACAATTAAAATGGGAGAAAAGGAAGGAGGATACTTTTTCAAAACTCCCAAGGAAAATCCCAGAAATCCCGCTAATACTCCTGATGAAGTAGAAAAAGAGATCCTTAAAAAATATAAAGAGGGAACTATAAAGGGAACCTATGTATTTGAAGGAAACTTTAGAGATCCTCAAAGTGGAAAAGAGAGAAAGGCTATAAGGATTTTTAGGCCTGTTATTCTCACAGAGGACTGTCTTATTTGTCATGGCGATCCTGCTAAATCATTTGAGCTCTGGGGAAATAAAGAGGGTAAAGACTTAACCGGTGGGCCTATGGAGGGTTGGAAGGCTGGAGAGATTCACGGAGCCTTTGAGATCATCTATTTTCTTGATTCCCACCTGAATAGACTTTATTTAGTTATTGGTTTGCTTGCCTTAGCCACTTTTACTATTATGCTTGTGGCCCTCTTCTTTGTCAGGAACTTTATGAAGAGAAACCTTGAAAAGCCTCTCAATGAGGTTATTTCAGTTACTGAAAAGATTGCTAAAGGAGATCTTTCTTTTGCTTTTACTTATGATAGAGAGGATGAATTAAAAAGACTGGTTACTTCCCTTGAAGATATGCGTCAGGGACTTATAAATTTAGTAAAGGGGCTTTTAAATTCCTTTACAGAACTTC
This window of the Caldimicrobium thiodismutans genome carries:
- a CDS encoding thioredoxin family protein, with the translated sequence MSEKIRIDVFMNLTCTTEPQLRENLKKALSLEGLTAEVSYKRLSPEEAERLGLKGSPTVIINGKELQPLPQGGFT
- a CDS encoding methyl-accepting chemotaxis protein → MFKTIKGKVLGSFIIVLIMVALFIFILQSINTYQQFKKTLIIGAEGILIQGENIRKNFGNLHEKGIFIHNMEMLKQGALKAKAEGNEARYKEIINDFLNIVPVVQAMRTIKMGEKEGGYFFKTPKENPRNPANTPDEVEKEILKKYKEGTIKGTYVFEGNFRDPQSGKERKAIRIFRPVILTEDCLICHGDPAKSFELWGNKEGKDLTGGPMEGWKAGEIHGAFEIIYFLDSHLNRLYLVIGLLALATFTIMLVALFFVRNFMKRNLEKPLNEVISVTEKIAKGDLSFAFTYDREDELKRLVTSLEDMRQGLINLVKGLLNSFTELLNTTGLMKEKSLQLDESALNLSQITEMVNQKVVDINMKLNEVSHSFEQMNIAIQEITKNVLKTTEMTKEAKTRTDLAHEVVERLAEDSKKIGEIVNLINNIAEATNLLALNASIEAARAGEAGKGFAVVANEVKELAKQTQSATKDIENMIAEVQENIKNSIASIDSIREMVNQINDAANVIASAAEEQTITMGEVNTYLQDTALYTSEIGSSMEELIKSVEALRTISSLNLETAEKLKELADTLRGISEMFKL